Proteins from a genomic interval of Streptomyces sp. NBC_01445:
- a CDS encoding M24 family metallopeptidase, whose translation MTATPAPFTADDYKARMERAARSAADAGLAGVLVAPGPDMVWLTGYSPTADTERLTMLVLAPGRDPVLVVPTLEAPDAAKAVGADALTLRDWTDGKDPYAVTAPLLDGSGRFGISDNAWAMHLIGLQKTLPDTSYASLTEALPMMRAVKDAAELERLVAAGEAADATYEEIKKVPFAGRRETDVAGDLADLLRQFGHSQVDFTVVGSGPNGANPHHEAGERVIENGDMVVLDFGGLKHGYGSDTSRTVHVGEPTAEEQRVHDVVREAQAAGCAAVEPGAACQDVDRAARAVITEFGYGQFFIHRTGHGIGVTTHEPPYMIEGEELPLVPGMCFSVEPGIYLPGRFGVRIEDIVTVTEDGVRRLNSTSRDMAIVS comes from the coding sequence ATGACCGCCACGCCCGCGCCGTTCACGGCCGACGACTACAAGGCCCGGATGGAGCGCGCCGCCCGGTCCGCGGCCGACGCGGGGCTCGCCGGCGTCCTCGTCGCCCCCGGCCCCGACATGGTCTGGCTCACCGGCTATTCGCCCACCGCCGACACCGAGCGCCTCACGATGCTCGTCCTCGCCCCGGGCCGGGACCCCGTCCTCGTAGTCCCCACGCTCGAGGCGCCGGACGCCGCGAAGGCGGTGGGAGCGGACGCCCTCACCCTGCGGGACTGGACCGACGGCAAGGACCCGTACGCGGTGACCGCGCCCCTCCTCGACGGCTCCGGGCGCTTCGGCATCAGCGACAACGCGTGGGCGATGCACCTCATCGGGCTGCAGAAGACGCTGCCCGACACCTCGTACGCCTCTCTCACGGAGGCCCTGCCGATGATGCGCGCCGTCAAGGACGCGGCCGAACTCGAACGGCTCGTGGCGGCGGGCGAGGCTGCCGACGCCACGTACGAGGAGATCAAGAAGGTGCCCTTCGCGGGCCGCAGGGAGACCGACGTCGCGGGCGATCTCGCCGATCTGCTGCGGCAGTTCGGGCACTCGCAGGTCGACTTCACCGTCGTCGGATCGGGCCCGAACGGCGCCAACCCGCACCACGAGGCGGGCGAACGCGTCATCGAGAACGGCGACATGGTCGTCCTCGACTTCGGCGGTCTCAAGCACGGCTACGGCTCCGACACCTCCCGCACCGTGCATGTCGGCGAGCCCACCGCCGAGGAGCAGCGCGTCCACGACGTCGTGCGCGAGGCGCAGGCGGCGGGCTGCGCGGCGGTCGAGCCGGGCGCCGCCTGCCAGGACGTCGACCGCGCCGCCCGCGCTGTGATCACCGAGTTCGGCTACGGCCAGTTCTTCATCCACCGCACCGGCCACGGCATCGGCGTCACCACCCACGAACCGCCCTACATGATCGAGGGCGAGGAACTGCCCCTCGTCCCCGGAATGTGCTTCTCCGTGGAGCCGGGCATCTACCTTCCGGGCCGCTTCGGGGTGCGCATCGAGGACATCGTGACGGTCACCGAGGACGGCGTGCGACGGCTGAACAGCACGTCGCGGGACATGGCGATCGTGAGCTAG
- a CDS encoding aminoglycoside phosphotransferase family protein: MSDAPRPTQDTVRRLLDALLPDGGQLEVSAVAEGGEHSTWWVGTRYVLRLALDAPSSVRQRREIRLRDLVRQHVGIAVPASLASGEWATGRTYTLDTRLQGASGEVVDVTAVGEEDLAGLLGGLREVPAARAEALGLTRTAPRSLDVVRQEGARAAELLGGDGEFETARLGQLTPQAAAQLAPQPGAVVVHNDLRGEHLTVTPDGRVRGVLDWTDAVIGDPAEDIAGLSISVGARAAVRAATLAGYGPRASLRGLWLARCDTLVRLGERLHGTDDSPVPLLRTQLERAWEAILLELVTELPDKDPETG, translated from the coding sequence ATGTCCGACGCCCCGCGGCCCACCCAGGACACCGTACGAAGACTGCTGGACGCCCTCCTCCCCGACGGCGGGCAGCTCGAGGTCAGTGCCGTGGCGGAGGGCGGCGAGCACTCCACCTGGTGGGTCGGCACCCGCTATGTGCTGCGCCTCGCCCTCGACGCGCCGTCGTCCGTGCGCCAGCGCCGCGAGATCAGGCTCCGTGACCTCGTGCGCCAGCACGTCGGCATCGCCGTGCCCGCCTCTCTCGCGTCCGGCGAGTGGGCGACCGGGCGCACGTACACCCTCGATACGCGGCTGCAGGGCGCGTCGGGCGAGGTCGTCGATGTCACCGCGGTCGGCGAGGAGGACCTCGCGGGGCTGCTCGGCGGCCTGCGGGAGGTGCCCGCCGCGCGGGCCGAGGCGCTCGGGCTCACGAGGACCGCGCCGCGTTCCCTCGACGTAGTGCGCCAGGAAGGGGCGCGGGCTGCCGAACTCCTCGGCGGTGACGGCGAGTTCGAGACCGCACGCCTCGGGCAGCTGACCCCGCAGGCCGCCGCCCAGCTCGCCCCGCAGCCCGGCGCCGTCGTGGTCCACAACGACCTCAGGGGCGAGCACCTCACCGTGACCCCTGACGGCCGGGTGCGCGGCGTCCTCGACTGGACCGACGCCGTCATCGGCGACCCGGCCGAGGACATCGCGGGCCTGAGCATCTCGGTCGGCGCCCGCGCGGCCGTCCGCGCGGCGACCCTTGCCGGTTATGGCCCCCGCGCCAGCCTGCGCGGCCTGTGGCTGGCCCGCTGTGACACCCTCGTACGCCTCGGGGAGCGCCTCCACGGCACGGACGACAGCCCCGTGCCCCTGCTGCGCACCCAGCTGGAGCGCGCGTGGGAGGCGATCCTCCTCGAACTCGTGACGGAACTCCCCGACAAGGACCCGGAGACCGGCTGA
- a CDS encoding DUF1707 and FHA domain-containing protein codes for MTSSFEHHTYPARLSDAERDRALRELREGAALGRLSHDTFVRRMELALAARRSDELAALTADLHTESRWSRAVFGTVAAVSGFTVRLRGAWQRERLPKLQLPSPNNPYPLRIGRDPANGLRLSHETVSRVHAELSRQGGMWVLRDLGSTNGTSVNGRRVVGAAVVQDGDQVGFGRMSFRLSAD; via the coding sequence GTGACCTCCTCGTTCGAGCACCATACGTACCCCGCGCGGCTGTCCGACGCCGAGCGCGACAGGGCGTTGCGGGAGCTCCGAGAGGGCGCCGCACTGGGCAGGCTGTCGCACGACACATTCGTACGGCGCATGGAGCTGGCACTCGCCGCCCGCCGGTCCGACGAACTCGCCGCGCTCACCGCCGATCTGCACACCGAGAGCCGCTGGTCCCGCGCGGTCTTCGGCACCGTGGCGGCGGTCTCCGGCTTCACGGTGCGGCTGCGCGGGGCGTGGCAGCGCGAGCGGCTCCCGAAGCTGCAGCTGCCGTCGCCGAACAACCCCTACCCGCTGCGCATCGGGCGTGACCCGGCCAACGGACTGCGCCTCAGCCACGAGACGGTCTCCCGGGTGCACGCCGAACTGAGCAGGCAGGGCGGCATGTGGGTGCTGCGCGACCTCGGCTCCACCAACGGCACGTCCGTCAACGGGCGGCGGGTGGTCGGCGCGGCGGTCGTCCAGGACGGCGACCAGGTCGGCTTCGGACGGATGTCGTTCCGGCTGTCCGCCGACTAG
- a CDS encoding metallophosphoesterase, whose product MLVLAQISDLHLDGTPRATARARRVIDHLRALPGPFDALLVTGDIADHGAESEYEEAAELLGLHTGGPSDGGPPPGAPFPGLPFPVLTCPGNHDSRAPYRKALLREPAAEGPVNRAHHVGGAVVLMCDSSIPGADEGRLDEETYRWLEDTLDRLDGETPVLLAFHHPPVALHHPLPDAYQLARPRELAALLERRPEIAGIIAGHAHTPAATVFAGRPLVIGPGVTWTLRLPWEGEGVADRDAPVGLAFHILDDERRLTTHFRVV is encoded by the coding sequence ATGCTTGTACTGGCCCAGATCAGCGACCTGCACCTCGACGGGACCCCGCGCGCCACGGCGCGCGCCCGGCGCGTGATCGACCACCTCCGGGCGCTGCCTGGCCCCTTCGACGCCCTCCTGGTCACCGGGGACATCGCGGACCACGGCGCGGAGTCCGAGTACGAGGAGGCGGCGGAGCTGCTGGGGCTGCACACGGGCGGGCCGAGCGACGGCGGCCCGCCCCCCGGCGCCCCCTTCCCTGGCCTGCCTTTCCCCGTCCTGACCTGTCCCGGCAACCACGACAGCCGGGCGCCCTACCGCAAGGCGCTGCTGCGCGAACCCGCGGCCGAGGGACCGGTGAACCGCGCCCACCACGTCGGCGGCGCCGTGGTCCTCATGTGCGACTCCAGCATTCCGGGCGCAGACGAGGGCCGGCTCGACGAGGAGACGTACCGCTGGCTGGAGGACACCCTCGACAGGCTCGACGGCGAGACGCCCGTCCTGCTCGCGTTCCACCACCCGCCGGTGGCGCTGCACCACCCGCTGCCCGACGCGTACCAACTGGCCCGACCACGGGAGCTGGCCGCCCTGCTGGAGCGGCGGCCGGAGATCGCCGGGATCATCGCGGGGCACGCGCACACCCCGGCCGCCACCGTGTTCGCGGGCCGTCCGCTGGTGATCGGCCCCGGCGTGACCTGGACGCTGCGGCTGCCCTGGGAGGGCGAGGGTGTGGCGGACCGGGACGCTCCGGTGGGCCTGGCCTTCCACATCCTCGACGACGAGCGGCGGCTGACGACGCACTTCCGGGTGGTCTGA
- the treY gene encoding malto-oligosyltrehalose synthase, whose product MTPDHHEGEVPAPPTATYRMQLQPAFPFAAAAGAVPYLASLGVSHLHLSPVLEAVPGSTHGYDVVDHARVRDELGGEAGLRALARTAREHGLGLIADIVPNHMAAAAGLNRPLQEVLRDGPHSAYAHWFDIDWEAQGGRVLLPVLGHRLSHELDHLEVDGRVLRYYEHAFPLREGTETLPLPELLDAQWYRLGWWRLARTELNLRRFFTISDLIGVRVENREVFDATHEKIVQLLREGVLDGLRVDHPDGLADPGAYLKDLADAAGGRWTVVEKILGEDEQLPAAWPVAGTTGYDALRRIDGLFTDPSGADELLGLFRRFTAAPADRGGDWDATARRAAYKVVTHELAAEVDRLTREAVRLCAADAALRDHAPWALRAAVRELLVRLDVYRPYATGGADPESVLTPEDAEDAKAVFTVAEEAKAVDTVRDLALGKRGSGPEHGAFRARFAQTASALRAKAVEDTAFYRHAPLLSATEVGGTPQRPAVDPESFHAYCARVQRDWPYTGTVLSTHDTKRSADVRAGISVLTQCPGRWADLLAEVTERTAREGRASSPDAQLAWAAWQTAVGFGHQDGERLQDAMLKHVREAGLHTSWTEPDADYEKAVRDFVAAGPCGPPREAVAAFADSLRPHVRANVLGAALAHLTMPGVPDVYQGTEREYRALVDPDNRAPARFDLNLLNSGEGSVPLDLSDEKLALTVAALRLRRAHPEWFGGESTYDPLSARGAGAAHCVAFARSGEAVAAVTRLSLRLAETGGWRDTELPLPEGRWVDLLAPGREFTGHARVEDLFDRLPVALLVRAPVG is encoded by the coding sequence ATGACACCGGACCATCACGAGGGCGAGGTCCCCGCCCCGCCCACGGCCACGTACCGGATGCAGCTCCAGCCGGCGTTCCCGTTCGCCGCCGCCGCCGGAGCCGTCCCGTATCTGGCCTCACTGGGCGTCTCGCACCTGCATCTGTCGCCGGTCCTGGAGGCCGTGCCCGGTTCCACGCACGGGTACGACGTCGTGGACCACGCGCGCGTGCGGGACGAGCTGGGCGGCGAGGCCGGGCTGCGGGCGCTCGCGCGGACGGCGCGGGAGCACGGGCTCGGCCTGATCGCCGACATCGTGCCCAACCACATGGCGGCGGCGGCCGGACTCAACCGGCCCCTCCAGGAGGTACTGCGGGACGGGCCGCACTCCGCTTACGCGCACTGGTTCGACATCGACTGGGAGGCGCAGGGCGGGCGGGTTCTGCTGCCCGTGCTCGGCCACCGGCTGAGCCACGAGCTGGACCACCTGGAGGTGGACGGCCGTGTGCTGCGCTACTACGAGCACGCGTTCCCGCTGCGCGAGGGCACGGAGACGCTGCCCCTTCCCGAGCTGCTCGACGCGCAGTGGTACCGGCTCGGCTGGTGGCGTCTGGCCCGCACCGAGCTCAACCTCCGGCGCTTCTTCACCATTTCGGACCTCATCGGGGTCCGCGTGGAGAACCGGGAGGTGTTCGACGCCACCCACGAGAAGATCGTCCAGCTGCTGCGCGAGGGCGTCCTCGACGGGCTGCGCGTCGACCACCCCGACGGCCTCGCGGACCCCGGCGCCTACCTGAAGGACCTCGCCGACGCGGCCGGCGGGCGCTGGACCGTCGTCGAGAAGATCCTCGGTGAGGACGAGCAGCTGCCCGCCGCCTGGCCGGTGGCAGGCACGACGGGCTACGACGCGCTGCGCCGGATCGACGGCCTGTTCACCGACCCGTCGGGCGCGGACGAACTGCTCGGCCTGTTCCGGCGCTTCACGGCGGCGCCCGCCGACCGGGGCGGCGACTGGGACGCCACGGCGCGCCGCGCGGCGTACAAGGTCGTCACGCACGAGCTGGCGGCCGAGGTGGACCGCCTCACGCGCGAGGCGGTCAGGTTGTGCGCCGCCGACGCGGCCCTGCGCGACCACGCCCCGTGGGCCCTGCGCGCCGCCGTACGCGAACTCCTGGTCCGCCTCGACGTGTACCGGCCGTACGCGACCGGGGGCGCGGACCCCGAGAGCGTCCTCACGCCCGAGGACGCCGAGGACGCGAAGGCGGTGTTCACCGTCGCCGAGGAGGCCAAGGCGGTGGACACCGTGCGGGATCTGGCACTCGGGAAGCGCGGGTCGGGGCCCGAACACGGCGCGTTCCGGGCGCGGTTCGCGCAGACGGCGTCCGCGCTGAGGGCCAAGGCGGTCGAGGACACGGCGTTCTACCGGCACGCGCCCCTGCTGTCCGCGACGGAGGTCGGCGGTACGCCGCAGCGCCCCGCTGTGGACCCGGAGTCGTTCCACGCGTACTGCGCGCGCGTGCAGCGCGACTGGCCGTACACGGGCACCGTGTTGTCGACGCACGACACCAAGCGGAGCGCCGATGTGCGGGCGGGGATCTCCGTGCTCACGCAGTGTCCCGGGCGTTGGGCCGATCTGCTCGCGGAGGTCACCGAGCGGACCGCGCGCGAGGGCCGCGCGAGCTCGCCCGATGCGCAACTCGCCTGGGCGGCCTGGCAGACGGCGGTCGGGTTCGGCCACCAGGACGGCGAGCGGCTCCAGGACGCGATGCTCAAGCATGTGCGCGAGGCGGGGCTGCACACGAGCTGGACCGAGCCGGACGCGGACTACGAGAAGGCGGTACGCGACTTCGTGGCGGCGGGACCGTGCGGGCCGCCCAGGGAGGCCGTCGCCGCGTTCGCGGACTCGTTGCGGCCCCATGTGCGGGCGAACGTCCTGGGGGCCGCTCTCGCCCATCTGACGATGCCGGGGGTGCCGGACGTCTACCAGGGGACGGAGCGGGAGTACCGGGCACTGGTGGATCCGGACAACCGTGCGCCGGCCCGCTTCGACCTGAACTTGCTGAACTCCGGTGAGGGGTCCGTGCCCCTCGATCTGTCCGACGAGAAACTGGCGCTCACCGTCGCCGCGCTGCGGCTGCGCCGGGCGCACCCGGAGTGGTTCGGCGGCGAGTCGACGTACGATCCGCTGTCCGCCCGGGGGGCGGGCGCCGCGCACTGTGTGGCGTTCGCACGCTCCGGGGAGGCCGTCGCCGCCGTGACCCGGCTGTCCCTGCGCCTCGCGGAGACCGGCGGCTGGCGTGACACGGAACTGCCGCTCCCGGAGGGCCGCTGGGTCGACCTGCTCGCCCCGGGACGGGAGTTCACCGGCCACGCACGCGTGGAGGACCTGTTCGACCGGCTGCCGGTGGCGCTCCTGGTGCGGGCACCGGTCGGCTGA
- a CDS encoding GNAT family N-acetyltransferase produces MTAAPHGSPHPAHDDTRPVVRALTEEDVPLFRTFEDPGLVGRVITGVGYRTVTEGGDYRPEWTWVALREGRVVARAAWWGGKDDTEPVNLNWFDVLEDDIEAGAELLRQAPFDVEYELILPAGWREDPRTRAAAEARMEAVTRAGKKLLVERLRYRWTPENGLPERPGRLEFRAEPDDEVILDVLRRVHSATLDAHARRAIEESGLDTAAQEELDFFHWCPSPREWWQLAYTPQGELVGLHIPAHNPGGPCIGFIGVVPEQRGHGYAYDLLVESTHILVEQGAEFIAGATDDGNFPMAANFTKAGYPVTEKRINFV; encoded by the coding sequence TTGACTGCTGCACCGCACGGAAGCCCGCACCCGGCACACGACGACACCCGTCCGGTCGTCCGCGCCCTGACCGAGGAAGACGTTCCGCTTTTCCGTACGTTCGAGGATCCGGGCCTGGTCGGCCGCGTCATCACCGGCGTCGGATATCGCACCGTCACCGAGGGCGGCGACTACCGCCCCGAGTGGACCTGGGTCGCCCTGCGGGAGGGGCGCGTGGTCGCGCGAGCCGCCTGGTGGGGCGGCAAGGACGACACGGAACCGGTGAACCTGAACTGGTTCGACGTCCTGGAGGACGACATCGAGGCGGGCGCCGAACTGCTGCGGCAGGCCCCGTTCGACGTCGAGTACGAGCTGATCCTGCCCGCGGGCTGGCGTGAGGACCCGCGGACGCGGGCGGCCGCCGAGGCGCGGATGGAGGCGGTCACGCGGGCCGGCAAGAAGCTGCTCGTGGAGCGGCTGCGCTACCGGTGGACGCCCGAGAACGGCCTGCCGGAGCGCCCCGGCCGCCTGGAGTTCCGGGCCGAACCCGACGACGAGGTGATCCTCGACGTGCTGCGCCGGGTCCACTCGGCGACGCTCGACGCGCACGCGCGCCGCGCCATCGAGGAGTCGGGCCTCGACACGGCAGCGCAGGAGGAACTGGACTTCTTCCACTGGTGCCCGTCACCGCGCGAGTGGTGGCAGCTGGCGTACACGCCGCAGGGCGAGTTGGTCGGCCTGCACATCCCCGCCCACAACCCCGGCGGGCCGTGCATCGGGTTCATCGGCGTGGTCCCGGAGCAGCGCGGCCACGGATACGCGTACGACCTGCTGGTCGAGTCGACGCACATCCTGGTGGAGCAGGGCGCCGAGTTCATCGCCGGGGCGACGGACGACGGGAACTTCCCGATGGCGGCGAACTTCACGAAGGCCGGGTACCCGGTCACGGAGAAGCGCATCAATTTCGTCTGA
- a CDS encoding PDZ domain-containing protein, which translates to MEQTALRPKSMPGAPRREAAARGNGSGGRRPHAARRRGKRLVTLLLGLLFGAVLVLSGVGLGTVGAAVIGMSKLAEMQQQAGAAPRPPALTPSHPPTSSASPSPSARPVRAALGVEAVDAPKGAGALLVGVHVPGPGYTAGLVRGDVLIAFGETRIGSAGALAQAVESARPGRQVTLTVRHESGVRQVLAVTPGVVT; encoded by the coding sequence ATGGAACAGACCGCGTTGCGCCCCAAGTCGATGCCCGGAGCCCCGCGCCGTGAGGCGGCGGCCCGGGGGAACGGTTCGGGCGGCCGCCGCCCGCATGCGGCGCGGCGCCGCGGCAAGCGCCTCGTCACTCTGCTGCTCGGCCTGCTGTTCGGGGCCGTGCTCGTGCTGTCGGGGGTCGGCCTCGGCACGGTCGGCGCCGCCGTCATAGGGATGAGCAAACTGGCCGAGATGCAACAGCAGGCGGGGGCGGCGCCGCGGCCGCCCGCGCTCACCCCGTCACATCCGCCGACCTCTTCCGCCTCCCCGTCGCCCTCCGCACGCCCCGTGCGGGCGGCGCTCGGCGTCGAGGCGGTGGACGCGCCCAAGGGCGCGGGGGCCCTGCTCGTGGGCGTGCACGTGCCCGGTCCCGGCTACACGGCGGGTCTCGTCCGCGGCGACGTGCTGATCGCCTTCGGCGAGACCCGGATCGGCTCCGCGGGCGCCCTCGCCCAGGCGGTGGAGTCCGCGCGTCCGGGCCGGCAGGTCACGCTGACGGTCCGGCACGAGTCGGGCGTGCGCCAGGTGCTGGCGGTGACTCCTGGAGTGGTGACCTAG
- a CDS encoding M14 family zinc carboxypeptidase, translating to MSHLTEQRYPNVAELVQSARELASHRPDLCVLRQVGTSRAGRPLHLLSVGHDHRAVLVVAGAHANEPAGGSTLLRLAERALMERELRTDCSWHFLLCADPDGADLHRTPAPRTLLDYHRHFFRPAGPEQPEWSPSVLPPDRLPPETRALTGVIDELRPFLQVSLHGTDLGGSWVQLTRDIPGLAEPFAKSAAELHIPVETGASDAAGWPATGPGVHVMPEPGAEAAFPSLPDDARHSTWHHAHRYGGRTAIVEVPMWASDLVDDPAPHPAPDRALRRLALRLSRDTLLVEEILQSALPRLPEVDGPLMRAARWAVALVPGLAHDWLKPPPPDATMAYVGSIDAFSRRLPLRAAAMLLRVLKEADDPDTERLEQLVTHWCDAFAERFSARWVPLEHQVEHQSRTTVAAVRHTRAAGD from the coding sequence GTGAGTCACCTGACGGAGCAGCGCTACCCGAATGTGGCCGAACTGGTCCAGTCAGCACGGGAGCTGGCGTCTCACCGACCCGACCTGTGCGTTCTACGCCAGGTCGGGACCTCACGCGCGGGCCGGCCGCTGCACCTGTTGTCGGTGGGGCACGACCACCGCGCGGTGCTCGTGGTCGCAGGCGCCCACGCGAACGAGCCGGCCGGTGGCTCCACTCTACTGCGCCTGGCCGAACGGGCCCTGATGGAGCGGGAGTTACGCACCGACTGCTCCTGGCACTTCCTGCTGTGCGCCGACCCCGACGGCGCGGATCTGCACCGCACCCCCGCGCCGCGCACCCTGCTCGACTACCACCGGCACTTCTTCCGCCCAGCGGGCCCCGAGCAGCCCGAGTGGTCGCCCTCCGTGCTGCCGCCCGACCGGCTGCCGCCCGAGACGCGGGCCCTGACCGGGGTCATCGACGAGCTGCGCCCCTTTCTCCAGGTGTCCCTGCACGGCACCGATCTGGGCGGCAGCTGGGTGCAGCTGACACGGGACATACCGGGGCTCGCGGAGCCGTTCGCCAAGTCGGCGGCGGAGCTGCACATCCCGGTGGAGACGGGGGCGTCGGACGCGGCGGGCTGGCCCGCGACGGGGCCCGGCGTCCATGTGATGCCCGAGCCCGGCGCCGAGGCCGCGTTCCCCAGCCTGCCGGACGACGCCCGGCACAGCACCTGGCACCACGCCCACCGCTACGGAGGCCGCACGGCGATCGTCGAGGTCCCGATGTGGGCGAGCGACCTCGTGGACGATCCGGCGCCGCACCCCGCCCCCGACCGGGCGCTGCGGCGCCTGGCGTTGCGGCTGAGCCGGGACACACTCCTCGTGGAGGAGATCCTCCAGTCGGCGCTGCCGCGGCTTCCCGAGGTGGACGGGCCGCTGATGCGGGCGGCGCGCTGGGCCGTCGCGCTGGTGCCGGGCCTCGCGCACGACTGGCTGAAACCGCCGCCGCCGGACGCGACGATGGCGTACGTGGGGAGCATCGACGCGTTCTCCAGACGGCTGCCGCTGCGGGCGGCCGCGATGCTCCTGCGGGTCCTGAAGGAGGCCGACGACCCGGACACGGAGCGTCTTGAGCAACTGGTGACCCACTGGTGCGACGCGTTCGCGGAGCGGTTCAGTGCGCGCTGGGTGCCGCTGGAGCACCAGGTCGAGCACCAGTCGCGTACGACTGTCGCGGCGGTACGGCACACGCGCGCGGCGGGGGACTGA
- the treZ gene encoding malto-oligosyltrehalose trehalohydrolase, with protein MQFEVWAPQAERVALHCEGTTRALERDPDREGWWAGEADAQDGSRYGFALDDGPVLPDPRSRRQPDGPEGLSAVVDHARYTWRSESGPGSSLPGAVLYELHVGTFTREGSLDAAAERLGHLVELGITHVALMPLCPFPGRHGWGYEGVSPWAVHEPYGGPEALKRFVDMAHGLGLGVVLDVVHNHLGPSGNHLPAFGPYFTDTHHTPWGAAVNLDAPGSDEVRAYFVGSALAWLRDYRIDGLRLDAVHALRDTRAVHYLEELSAAVDALAEEQDRPLFLVGESDLGDPRVITPRSRGGLGLQAQWSDDFHHALHTAVTGESQGYYEDFAKAPMAALAKTLSRGYFHDGTYSTFRGRHHGRPIDRTRTPAHRLLGYAQTHDQIGNRAQGDRLSASLSPGLLACAATLVLTGPFTPMLFMGEEWAAGTPWQFFTDHTDPALADAVRKGRRREFASHGWAEEDIPDPQDPETRERSCLDWSEPDSDSHARVLAWYRELIALRRARADLMDSDLAAVRVAYDEEARWIAYRRGDLRVAVNLSDEPAAVPVGRNGYRVLAAWEPVGLPGEDGLLTVPPQSCVVLVGP; from the coding sequence GTGCAGTTCGAGGTGTGGGCACCACAGGCAGAGCGGGTCGCGCTCCACTGCGAGGGCACCACGCGCGCGTTGGAGCGCGACCCGGACCGCGAGGGGTGGTGGGCGGGCGAGGCCGACGCGCAGGACGGTTCACGCTACGGGTTCGCGCTCGACGACGGGCCGGTGCTGCCCGACCCCCGCTCGCGCCGCCAGCCGGACGGGCCCGAGGGCCTGAGCGCGGTCGTCGACCACGCGCGGTACACATGGCGCTCGGAGTCGGGGCCGGGCAGCAGCCTCCCCGGCGCGGTCCTGTACGAGCTGCACGTGGGGACGTTCACGCGTGAGGGCTCGCTCGACGCCGCGGCCGAACGACTGGGCCACCTCGTCGAGTTGGGCATCACGCATGTGGCGCTGATGCCGCTGTGCCCGTTCCCCGGCCGGCACGGCTGGGGCTACGAGGGCGTCAGCCCGTGGGCGGTGCACGAGCCGTACGGGGGCCCCGAGGCGCTGAAGCGTTTTGTCGACATGGCGCACGGGCTCGGGCTCGGCGTCGTCCTCGACGTGGTCCACAACCACCTGGGCCCCTCGGGCAACCATCTGCCCGCGTTCGGGCCGTACTTCACCGACACCCATCACACGCCCTGGGGCGCCGCGGTCAACCTCGACGCCCCCGGTTCCGACGAGGTGCGCGCGTACTTCGTCGGCAGCGCGCTCGCCTGGCTGCGCGACTACCGGATCGACGGGCTGCGCCTCGACGCGGTGCACGCGCTGCGCGACACGCGCGCGGTCCACTACCTGGAGGAGCTGTCCGCCGCCGTCGACGCCCTGGCCGAGGAGCAGGACAGGCCCCTGTTCCTGGTCGGCGAGTCGGACCTCGGCGACCCGCGCGTGATCACCCCGCGCAGCCGCGGCGGCCTCGGGCTCCAGGCGCAGTGGAGCGACGACTTCCACCACGCCCTGCACACGGCGGTGACGGGCGAGTCCCAGGGCTACTACGAGGACTTCGCGAAGGCGCCGATGGCCGCGCTCGCCAAGACCCTGAGCCGCGGCTACTTCCACGACGGCACGTACTCGACGTTCCGTGGCCGGCACCACGGGCGCCCCATCGACCGCACCCGCACCCCCGCGCACCGGCTGCTCGGCTACGCCCAGACACACGACCAGATCGGCAACCGCGCGCAGGGCGACCGGCTCTCCGCGAGCCTGTCCCCCGGGCTCCTCGCGTGCGCGGCCACGCTCGTGCTGACGGGACCCTTCACGCCGATGCTGTTCATGGGCGAGGAGTGGGCCGCCGGCACCCCGTGGCAGTTCTTCACCGACCACACCGACCCGGCGCTCGCCGACGCCGTGCGCAAGGGCAGGCGGCGGGAGTTCGCGTCGCACGGGTGGGCCGAGGAGGACATTCCCGATCCGCAGGACCCGGAGACCCGGGAACGCTCCTGCCTCGACTGGTCGGAGCCGGACAGCGACTCTCACGCGCGCGTGCTGGCCTGGTACCGCGAGCTGATCGCGCTGCGCCGTGCCCGGGCCGACCTGATGGACTCCGACCTGGCGGCCGTGCGCGTGGCGTACGACGAGGAGGCCCGCTGGATCGCGTACCGGCGGGGCGATCTGCGGGTGGCGGTGAACCTGTCGGACGAGCCGGCAGCGGTGCCGGTCGGCCGGAACGGTTACCGGGTGCTCGCCGCGTGGGAGCCGGTGGGGCTGCCCGGCGAGGACGGCCTGCTCACCGTCCCTCCGCAGTCGTGCGTGGTACTCGTCGGGCCGTAA